In Zingiber officinale cultivar Zhangliang chromosome 1A, Zo_v1.1, whole genome shotgun sequence, the DNA window GTGAGCAACTCAAAATTTACTTGTTTCCAACAGCTGATTTGAAAGATGAAAATATCTTTGAGCTTCATCCAAGGCTAAATACTTGAGAGGTATTGACACACTTTGTTTTGTTTATAATTTGTCTGCTAAATATTATGTTCCCAATTTAAGAGAAAATGCGTATATGCTTGCATCCATTAAGCATCATCCCAGGCTGTCTTTATAAAGCATCCACCTTCTAAAGGCAACCTTATTgacaaaaagggaaaagggaaaaaaaatctgttttcttttgtgattaaatttttaggattgatAAAATAGCACATTTCCTCAACCATGTGAAAATTTGTattgattacctaaaccaaaatAATAATATAAGCCTATTTAAGCAGTAGCATAGGCTAAAAGCTCTCCCGGCTTTCAATATCTGGAACAGAGATAAGAATAGACAGCACCAATGAATTATTTAAGGAACTAAAAAGAAGGCTCCTTACCTCCATCTGGACCAGCATTAGCCGCAGCAGAGTACATGAAGAAGAAACAGGGAAAAACGTCATTTTGCTATCATTATATTCTGAAGCGTAGCATTTCAGACTCGGTCTGAGTTATCAAGTGGACAACAATGAAAGAGGGAGAAGCTGACCTCTCTGTACTTCTGCAAATACAATTTCAGTGGCTCAATATAATCCTCGAATCCCAGCGTGGCCATCGCCCAGAGCAGATCGTCGCCATTAATGGTCTTCCTTTTCTCCCTCTGGCATTTGTCACTAGCCCTACAGCGCAAAGCATCCGAACATCCTGACCTCTTAGCTTACTTAGCCGACAATAAGAGTAATAAAAAGGCGAAATTAAGAGGCGGGCTCGAACTCGCTGGTGACGAAGCTGATGAATTCAGAGACGCACTCCTGGATGATCTCCTTAGCGTCCTTGGCGATCTTGGCGTTGGCAGGAAGCGCCTTTTTCATGATCCTGCTGATGTTAGCGATGGGGAGAAAGCGGTCCTGCTCCCGGACACTGGATCGGGGGCTCTGGTCGCCGCCGCTCTCGTGACTACCGCCGCCACCGGCCCCGCCGGTAGGACTTGCCGGGACTTCCGACATGGGCGCGATACTGCGCGAGCCATGGCCGAGGCCGAGAATCAAAGCCACAGTCAAAGTACGAAACCCTAGATCGGAGGAAAAGGGAGGAAGATGATACCTGAGAAAAAGAGGGAAAGAGAGGGAGGGAGGATTTTGTAATCGAGGCGCGCCTAGggagggagaagaggaggagCAGGCGGCGGCGGCGATGGGCTGTGGGAGGGGGGAAGAGAGGAGATCGGACGCTGGAGAGTAGGCGGCGGAGGAGACGACTGGGATCGGAGCTCGAATACGATAATTGGGTATCTGCACCGTCCGTCGCCCCTACTTTAACGTGACATAGGACGGGCCCCACCCTCCCCACTCAAAGCGGATAGTAGAAAGCGTAATTTACTTATCTAATttcttcttttttaaaaaaaataataataataaataaatgaattttattttacaaTACGCACTTCACCTTTAAAATCatattttcatttatcaaaatgctcCTGAAAAATCTGGAAAATTACCATTTTGCTTTAAACTATTTTAAGGATTCAAAAGTTACCTGATCATAATCATTAAAATaagaatttattttctattttttgaaaaaagaatAAATTGAATTCCGCTTCGCTTATGGACTATAAATTGGAATTATTTGATTTGGGacgccaaaaataaaaaataataataacaaaataacAGTGAAAATGTTTGCAAAAATTGAATTGTTTTTTCTATCTATAATATATTATAAAAGTtcactatttttttaaattttttttttcaaccgtCGAAAATTGAAATCGAAGTTAACAAACTTAGGGGGCATTTGGTTTACGTTTTCCACGCtgttttttgttttcattttctgagaaaatggaaaacaagtttggtttgcgttttccacgttcatttttaagaaaatgagagatcgttttctaagaaaacgaaaaacgtggaaaaatcattttctaaaaaatga includes these proteins:
- the LOC122035498 gene encoding nuclear transcription factor Y subunit B-3-like — translated: MSEVPASPTGGAGGGGSHESGGDQSPRSSVREQDRFLPIANISRIMKKALPANAKIAKDAKEIIQECVSEFISFVTSEASDKCQREKRKTINGDDLLWAMATLGFEDYIEPLKLYLQKYREMEGDSKVSAKGGDNSVKQDTTSSHGGVQPGSVSQGIGHQGSFTQGMGYLQPQ